One region of Arcobacter sp. CECT 8983 genomic DNA includes:
- a CDS encoding glycosyltransferase family 9 protein, with protein sequence MKNKMKIEKIFIEIPTWLGDAIMTTPAIQNLIKTYPNAKITLLGSFVSTQALGNFKNIEKVIVDDTKKEGNRYLNLYKLAKEIGKVDLALSFRRSFSSKLMMFFVDAKKKFNYKRLQKKQIHQVLRYNDFVNYVLKLDNKAGDLKLYFPAYKYTKPTLGINPGATYGSAKRWYPEEFAKVAIEMSKTHDIVIFGGPSETDIANDIEAILLANEIKSYQNLAGKTTIPELIEKIAGLDIFITNDSGPMHVAAAYKVKTAAIFGPTRFKETNQWNNPNENIITKNLECAPCMKRTCPLKHHNCMKFITAQDVLKVL encoded by the coding sequence ATGAAAAATAAAATGAAGATTGAAAAAATATTTATAGAGATACCAACTTGGCTTGGTGATGCAATAATGACAACTCCTGCTATACAAAACTTGATAAAAACTTATCCAAACGCAAAGATAACTCTTCTTGGCTCTTTTGTTTCAACTCAAGCGTTAGGTAACTTTAAAAACATAGAGAAAGTTATAGTTGATGATACAAAAAAAGAAGGAAATAGATATTTAAATCTTTATAAATTAGCTAAAGAAATAGGAAAAGTTGATTTAGCCCTTTCTTTTAGAAGAAGTTTCTCTTCAAAACTTATGATGTTCTTTGTAGATGCAAAGAAAAAGTTTAATTATAAAAGGCTACAGAAAAAACAAATACATCAAGTTCTTAGATACAATGATTTTGTAAACTATGTTTTAAAATTAGATAATAAAGCAGGAGACTTAAAACTATATTTTCCTGCTTATAAATACACTAAACCAACTCTTGGAATAAATCCAGGAGCTACATATGGAAGTGCAAAAAGATGGTACCCAGAAGAATTTGCAAAAGTAGCAATTGAAATGTCAAAAACTCATGATATAGTTATCTTTGGTGGACCTTCTGAAACTGATATTGCAAATGATATTGAAGCAATACTTTTAGCAAATGAAATTAAAAGCTATCAAAATCTTGCAGGAAAAACTACAATACCAGAACTTATAGAAAAAATAGCAGGTTTAGATATCTTTATAACCAATGATTCTGGTCCTATGCATGTTGCAGCAGCATATAAGGTAAAAACTGCAGCTATTTTTGGACCAACAAGATTTAAAGAAACAAATCAATGGAATAATCCAAATGAAAATATAATAACAAAAAACTTAGAGTGTGCACCTTGTATGAAAAGGACCTGTCCACTTAAACATCATAATTGTATGAAGTTCATAACTGCACAAGATGTTTTAAAAGTTTTGTAG
- a CDS encoding HAD family hydrolase, with the protein MIKVIFFDFDGVILDSMPIRDYGFRKILEEYPLDIVEDFIKFHQENAGLSRFYKIKYFYSKYLNKDIREEKIQEYATKFSEIMRSELPNEKYLISETVSFIRNNYKKMTFHIVSGSEQNELRFLCEQLGLSKYFKSIEGSPTHKNDLVKNILNKEKYILDESILIGDSINDFNAASINGIKFYGFNNPKLRLKDEYLNTISELEEIVN; encoded by the coding sequence TTGATTAAAGTTATTTTCTTTGATTTTGATGGAGTTATTTTAGATTCGATGCCTATAAGAGATTATGGCTTTAGAAAAATATTAGAAGAATATCCACTTGATATTGTTGAAGATTTTATTAAATTTCATCAAGAAAATGCAGGCTTATCAAGATTTTATAAAATAAAATATTTTTATTCTAAATATTTAAATAAAGATATTAGAGAAGAAAAAATACAAGAATATGCTACAAAGTTTTCTGAAATAATGAGATCTGAATTGCCTAATGAAAAATATTTAATCTCAGAAACTGTAAGTTTCATCAGAAATAATTATAAAAAAATGACTTTTCATATTGTCTCAGGCTCTGAACAAAATGAATTAAGATTTTTATGTGAGCAATTAGGGTTAAGTAAATATTTTAAATCAATAGAAGGCTCGCCTACACACAAAAATGATTTGGTAAAAAATATTTTAAATAAAGAAAAATATATATTAGATGAATCAATTTTAATTGGCGATAGTATAAATGATTTTAATGCAGCATCTATAAATGGAATAAAGTTTTATGGGTTTAATAACCCAAAGTTGAGATTAAAAGATGAATATTTAAATACAATTTCAGAGTTAGAGGAAATAGTAAATTGA
- a CDS encoding glycosyltransferase family 2 protein — protein MKITANIITLNEEKNIEAVIKSVQEVCDEVLVVDSLSTDRTCEIAENLGARVVKQEYLGDGPQKAFGEPLAKYDWVLSIDADERLDLNAIEEIRKLDLDNTKYDGFSFARKTYVGDNFIKLWYPDRVTRLYNRTKCGYSKLKGHAKVEAKNICDLKADMLHYSYEDYIHMIRTTEKFIKRGAQISYDAGKRANSLDPFIHGVGALFKALVLKGGAFHGIHGWNVAVISAYSSYMKYALMLEMQKNDK, from the coding sequence TTGAAAATAACAGCTAATATAATTACATTAAATGAAGAAAAAAATATAGAGGCTGTAATAAAATCAGTACAAGAAGTTTGTGATGAGGTTTTAGTAGTTGACTCTTTAAGTACTGATAGAACTTGTGAAATTGCCGAAAATTTAGGTGCAAGAGTTGTAAAACAAGAGTATTTAGGTGATGGTCCTCAAAAAGCATTTGGTGAGCCACTTGCAAAATATGATTGGGTACTAAGTATTGATGCTGATGAGAGATTAGATTTAAATGCAATTGAAGAGATTAGAAAACTTGATTTAGATAATACAAAGTATGATGGGTTCTCTTTTGCTAGAAAGACTTATGTAGGAGATAATTTTATTAAGCTTTGGTATCCAGATAGAGTAACAAGACTTTATAATAGAACTAAGTGTGGATATTCAAAATTAAAAGGTCATGCAAAGGTTGAAGCTAAAAATATTTGTGATTTAAAAGCTGATATGCTTCATTACTCTTATGAAGATTATATTCATATGATTAGAACTACTGAAAAGTTTATAAAAAGAGGAGCACAAATCTCATATGATGCAGGAAAAAGAGCAAACTCTTTAGACCCTTTTATTCATGGAGTAGGAGCTTTATTTAAAGCTTTAGTTTTAAAAGGTGGAGCTTTTCATGGGATTCATGGTTGGAATGTTGCTGTGATTTCTGCATATAGCTCTTATATGAAATATGCTTTAATGCTTGAGATGCAAAAGAATGACAAATAA
- a CDS encoding glycosyltransferase family 9 protein, protein MNLLITRHDKIGDFVVTLPLIKAIKEQYPRTKITVLVSKINFDLAKEIDFIDDVILFDKDNLNKTLVEIKEKKFDASISAYIDTILGKLLFKSGIKIRVAPATKIAQIFFTKKITQRRSKVEKTEWQYNLDLAKAIFPNISLDFSRPVITTHTSYQATKKRVILHPGFGGSSDGNLSLDDYIKLARKAAQTSYKVVFTFGPDDKSSKEYIFSRLTSTEKDKVELFDSKIPLFEFTKYIASSYLFISTSTGPMHLAGATNTKTISFFGDSLFASSKRWATISEEENQNNFMLSSEYSKEKYKEIENCLMELLHE, encoded by the coding sequence GTGAATCTTCTTATTACTAGACATGATAAAATTGGTGATTTTGTTGTAACTTTGCCTTTAATTAAAGCTATAAAAGAACAATATCCAAGAACCAAAATTACAGTATTAGTTAGTAAAATAAATTTTGATCTTGCAAAAGAGATAGATTTTATAGACGATGTAATTTTATTTGATAAAGATAATTTAAATAAAACATTAGTTGAAATAAAAGAGAAAAAATTTGATGCTAGTATTAGTGCTTATATAGATACTATTTTAGGAAAACTTCTTTTTAAAAGTGGTATTAAAATTAGAGTTGCTCCTGCTACAAAAATAGCACAGATATTCTTTACAAAAAAAATAACCCAAAGAAGAAGTAAAGTAGAAAAAACTGAATGGCAATATAATCTAGATCTAGCAAAAGCAATTTTTCCTAATATTAGTTTAGATTTCTCAAGACCAGTAATTACAACACATACTTCATATCAAGCAACTAAAAAAAGAGTGATATTGCATCCAGGCTTTGGAGGAAGTAGTGATGGAAATTTATCTTTAGATGATTATATAAAACTTGCAAGAAAAGCAGCTCAAACTTCATATAAAGTTGTTTTTACTTTCGGACCAGATGATAAATCATCAAAAGAGTATATATTTTCAAGACTTACTTCTACTGAAAAAGATAAAGTTGAGCTTTTTGATTCAAAAATACCTTTATTTGAATTTACAAAATATATTGCATCTTCTTATCTTTTTATTAGTACTTCTACTGGTCCTATGCATCTTGCAGGGGCAACAAATACTAAGACAATTTCATTTTTCGGTGATTCTTTATTTGCTAGTTCAAAAAGATGGGCAACAATAAGTGAAGAAGAAAATCAAAATAATTTTATGCTTTCAAGTGAATACTCAAAAGAAAAGTATAAAGAAATAGAAAATTGTTTAATGGAACTTTTGCATGAGTGA
- a CDS encoding glycosyltransferase family 4 protein yields the protein MTNKKILEVCLSPDLGGLELYMSRCTNELSKSFDVSCVVASKSKLKDFIQDVQKFEINRKNSFSIRASLKLAKIIDKQNIDIVHLHWTKDLPIVVLAKIFSKRKPKIVQTRHMTMTRFKSDFYHKFLYKNIDTIICVTKALEEQIKKFIPQNIRPKTLTLYLGADESKALSDEQIAEFKKELLVEDSFMLGLVGRINEFKGQHLLIEAMKLLKAKDLDIKAYIIGSPMSEDYLQQLKQRVIDFNLEEQVFFVGFTKEPHKFMQACDVVLMTSRNETFGLVTIEAMRNGSCVIGSNSGGVLEIIDDEKTGLLFESGNHEDLALKIEKLYKDETLRKDLAKAGQKKAEELFDNKKQFNKLIEFFMYL from the coding sequence ATGACAAATAAAAAGATTTTAGAAGTTTGTTTATCTCCTGATTTAGGTGGTTTAGAACTTTATATGAGTAGATGTACAAATGAATTATCAAAGAGTTTTGATGTTTCTTGTGTAGTTGCTTCAAAATCAAAACTAAAAGATTTTATTCAAGATGTTCAAAAGTTTGAAATAAATAGGAAAAATAGCTTTTCTATAAGAGCATCTTTAAAATTAGCAAAAATCATTGATAAACAAAATATTGATATTGTTCATCTTCATTGGACAAAAGACCTTCCAATTGTTGTTCTTGCTAAAATCTTTTCAAAAAGAAAACCAAAGATTGTACAAACAAGACATATGACAATGACAAGATTTAAAAGTGATTTTTATCATAAATTTTTATATAAAAATATTGATACAATTATTTGTGTTACAAAAGCTTTAGAAGAGCAAATAAAAAAGTTTATTCCTCAAAATATTAGACCTAAAACTTTAACTTTATATCTTGGAGCAGATGAGAGCAAAGCTTTAAGTGATGAGCAAATAGCAGAGTTTAAAAAAGAATTACTAGTAGAAGACTCTTTTATGTTAGGACTTGTTGGAAGAATTAATGAGTTTAAAGGACAACATTTACTTATAGAAGCTATGAAGCTTTTAAAAGCAAAAGATTTAGATATCAAAGCTTATATTATAGGGTCTCCTATGAGCGAAGATTATTTGCAGCAATTAAAACAAAGAGTTATAGATTTTAATTTAGAAGAACAAGTTTTTTTTGTAGGTTTTACAAAAGAACCACATAAGTTTATGCAAGCTTGTGATGTAGTCTTAATGACTTCAAGAAATGAAACTTTTGGATTAGTTACCATTGAAGCTATGAGAAATGGTAGTTGTGTTATTGGCTCAAATTCTGGTGGGGTTTTAGAGATAATAGATGATGAAAAAACTGGGTTACTATTTGAAAGTGGAAACCATGAAGATTTAGCTTTAAAGATAGAAAAGCTATATAAAGATGAAACTTTAAGAAAAGATCTTGCAAAAGCAGGTCAAAAAAAAGCAGAAGAGCTTTTTGATAATAAAAAACAGTTTAATAAATTAATTGAATTTTTTATGTATCTTTAG
- a CDS encoding YrbL family protein, with protein sequence MSEKIVLNKKYFLAKGGERNCYIHPKDENKVIKVVHRNEKHNEQNKLEYKYYNFLQKRNKPLTHLTKCYGFINTNLGLGLIYERLKDYNNNPSKSFKFFLEEKIFTREEEDKLVSELKDYLFQNDILFIDVDLSNIFCQEFMENKYKLVIIDGLGARRLNWRFYTYLYSKTFTRYKIKKQWKKFFQNFKKYSTYYK encoded by the coding sequence ATGAGTGAGAAAATAGTTTTAAATAAAAAGTATTTTTTAGCAAAAGGTGGTGAAAGAAACTGTTATATTCATCCAAAAGATGAAAATAAAGTTATTAAAGTTGTTCATAGAAATGAAAAACACAATGAACAAAATAAGTTAGAATATAAGTATTATAATTTTTTACAGAAAAGAAATAAGCCTTTAACCCATTTGACTAAATGTTATGGTTTTATAAATACTAATTTAGGTTTGGGATTAATCTACGAAAGACTTAAAGATTATAATAACAATCCATCTAAGTCTTTTAAATTTTTTTTAGAAGAAAAAATATTTACTAGAGAAGAAGAAGACAAGTTAGTTAGTGAGTTAAAAGACTATTTATTTCAAAATGATATTTTGTTTATTGATGTAGATTTAAGTAATATTTTTTGTCAAGAGTTTATGGAAAACAAATATAAACTTGTAATAATAGATGGACTAGGTGCAAGAAGATTAAATTGGAGATTTTATACATATCTTTATTCTAAGACATTTACTAGATATAAAATAAAAAAACAATGGAAAAAGTTTTTTCAAAACTTTAAAAAGTATAGTACTTATTATAAATAA
- a CDS encoding O-antigen ligase produces MINYSKTNWFLMYVYFYIFITPLHFSKSQLSVSSLLLLLLAIFKYKKTLLIKIKEYAFFTPISLFFAFILYIYLSTLWSNPFSEGLEHINTFYKYYFLFVPAILVSLNKEQAIIGIKVLIFSLGFYSIYSILIYLGFFNSKVYGFQSSNPTGHLRYLISTQYMVIAFFTASLFSLYAKSSKEKLIFLIVALLSFFALFINNSRTAQLSFLFIFIIFLIISLKKYLFNLKLILIFLIIVSSSINFLYQNNKLDRFVVAYNQSQQVFLQNQYNGSVGVRLYFNKAGIAIFKDDPLLGTGPKDNRIILQEIQEKDQNYNSKIYNHFHSEHIDILTAYGIIGYFLIFLSFTTLIYKLKKEPLYYYLSLAVFLCLFFNSFANKTLSVKPLNYVYILFFLLFAIIALKSIDIKKGKIENNS; encoded by the coding sequence TTGATTAATTATAGTAAAACAAATTGGTTTTTAATGTATGTATATTTTTATATATTCATAACACCTTTGCATTTTTCTAAGTCACAATTATCTGTTTCATCATTATTGCTTTTATTACTAGCAATATTTAAGTATAAAAAAACTTTATTAATAAAAATAAAAGAGTATGCTTTTTTTACTCCTATTTCTCTTTTTTTTGCTTTTATTTTATATATTTATCTAAGCACACTTTGGAGTAATCCTTTTTCAGAGGGCTTAGAACATATAAATACATTTTATAAATATTATTTTTTGTTTGTACCTGCAATTTTGGTTTCATTGAATAAAGAGCAAGCAATTATAGGAATAAAAGTATTGATTTTTAGTCTTGGATTTTATTCAATCTATTCAATTTTGATTTATTTAGGTTTTTTTAATTCTAAAGTATATGGTTTTCAGTCATCTAATCCTACTGGGCATTTAAGATATTTAATATCAACACAATACATGGTTATTGCATTTTTTACAGCTTCATTGTTTTCTTTATATGCTAAAAGTAGTAAAGAAAAGTTAATATTTTTAATTGTTGCACTTTTGTCCTTTTTTGCATTATTTATTAATAATAGTAGAACTGCACAGTTGTCATTTCTTTTTATTTTTATTATATTTCTAATAATATCTTTAAAAAAGTATTTATTTAATCTTAAACTAATACTTATATTTTTAATAATTGTATCTTCAAGCATCAATTTTTTATATCAAAATAACAAGTTAGATAGGTTTGTAGTAGCTTACAATCAAAGTCAACAAGTTTTTTTACAAAATCAATACAATGGTAGTGTAGGAGTAAGGCTTTACTTTAATAAAGCAGGAATTGCAATATTTAAAGATGACCCTCTTTTAGGTACTGGACCTAAAGATAATAGAATTATATTACAAGAGATACAAGAAAAAGACCAAAACTATAATTCAAAAATATATAATCATTTTCATAGTGAACATATAGATATATTAACAGCATATGGTATAATTGGATATTTTTTAATATTTTTATCTTTTACAACATTGATTTATAAACTAAAAAAAGAACCATTATATTATTACTTGAGTTTAGCAGTTTTTCTATGTTTGTTTTTTAATTCTTTTGCAAATAAAACATTATCAGTTAAGCCTTTAAACTATGTATATATTTTGTTCTTTCTACTTTTTGCTATAATTGCACTAAAATCAATTGATATAAAAAAGGGAAAAATTGAAAATAACAGCTAA
- a CDS encoding lipopolysaccharide kinase InaA family protein yields MNFKFELNEQYKNTKEFLLNIKKYFQENSNTIHKARNELKIINYGDVQTVVKAFKIPNKINQIVYAYFRDSKAKKSYKNAVKLRSLGLNTPEPIGYIEFYRNFLFKESFFIAKKYEYDFTIREPLRNKTLENREEIIKEFVEFTFSLHKNNVYHKDFSAGNTLVAIKDDSYEFSVVDINRMEFKTIDLETGLDNFAKLWLDEDDIILIATTYAKLAKVEKNQAINILRKCDKKLKEFVEFKRKVRGKK; encoded by the coding sequence TTGAACTTCAAATTTGAACTAAATGAACAATATAAAAATACAAAAGAATTTTTATTAAATATAAAAAAATATTTCCAAGAAAACTCAAATACTATTCACAAAGCAAGAAATGAGTTAAAAATAATTAATTATGGCGATGTACAAACAGTAGTAAAAGCTTTTAAAATACCAAATAAAATAAATCAAATAGTTTACGCATATTTTAGAGATTCAAAGGCAAAAAAATCATATAAAAATGCAGTAAAATTAAGAAGCTTAGGTTTAAATACACCAGAACCAATAGGATATATAGAATTTTATAGAAACTTTTTATTTAAAGAGAGTTTTTTTATAGCTAAAAAATATGAGTATGATTTTACAATTAGAGAACCTCTTCGAAATAAGACCCTAGAAAATAGAGAAGAGATTATAAAAGAGTTTGTAGAGTTTACTTTTTCTTTACATAAAAATAATGTATATCATAAAGATTTTTCAGCAGGAAATACTTTAGTAGCCATTAAAGATGATAGTTATGAATTTTCAGTTGTAGATATAAATAGAATGGAATTTAAAACTATTGATTTAGAAACTGGACTTGATAATTTTGCAAAACTTTGGTTAGATGAAGATGATATTATTTTAATAGCAACTACTTATGCAAAACTAGCGAAAGTTGAGAAAAACCAAGCAATAAATATTTTAAGAAAATGTGATAAAAAACTAAAAGAATTTGTAGAGTTTAAAAGAAAAGTTAGAGGTAAAAAATAG
- the kdsB gene encoding 3-deoxy-manno-octulosonate cytidylyltransferase, translating into MNINVLDCTLRDGGYINNWNFEDKNIIEILSLLAKSNVDILECGFLDKDIEKNSNCTRFNNVNKIDKLLEKVEKHNSSCVVMVELGKFNLNSLPNKKDVKIDGIRFSFRKSDLEEALVQMKIIVEKGYELFIQPISTNSYSELELIDLIKEANTLNAKAIYIVDTQGSMFKDDFRRLYYLFNEHLEKNIAIGFHSHNNMQLSYSIAIDFIEIARYREIIIDSSIYGMGRGAGNLNTELLADYINKKIENKYEINYILELIDSYFNSLYKQNNWGYSLAHFLSASLECHPNYASFLLNKKHLNINEIKDILQGIPDNEKFEFNKTVIEKIYLEFNSNKRIKINEPNLGNKNILLIGSGKKLNEKIDYIKENLDKYIIVSLNHIPENLDVDYVFFNSEKRYYEFKDELNGIKVITTSNLSFSLDYVIDFEKVSSLEEHYNDNSAVMFINYLCQIGKKEVEIAGVDGFDKNLDNYNYSEFDKIVEDKAIDELNEKILSGLKILSKKIDIKFLTNSIFKSKLKQKIVGVIPSRFASTRLPGKQLADICGLPMVIHVLKRALKSDILDEVIVATDHESIVKEVEKYGGRAILTSTKHQDGNARMHEVSKTVNGDIFVLINGDEPLLEPKHIKESVEGLINSKRADASVLVTPYEERNNTTNLKMVLNRNDEVMFISRSDIPSDAREEKKPMWKGFYIVSYWKEFLDKFVLEFEETELNQRETTDQNKIIEYGYVLQAVKTESNAISVDTQDDLEKVRKMMENDKTYLTYKDEI; encoded by the coding sequence TTGAATATAAATGTACTTGACTGCACATTAAGAGATGGTGGTTATATTAATAATTGGAATTTTGAAGATAAAAACATTATTGAAATATTATCATTGCTTGCAAAATCAAATGTAGATATTTTAGAGTGTGGTTTTTTAGATAAAGATATTGAAAAGAATAGTAATTGTACACGATTTAATAACGTCAATAAAATTGATAAATTACTTGAAAAAGTAGAAAAACACAATAGTAGTTGCGTTGTAATGGTGGAGCTAGGTAAATTTAACTTAAACAGTTTACCAAATAAAAAAGATGTAAAAATTGATGGAATAAGATTCTCTTTTAGAAAATCAGATTTAGAAGAGGCATTAGTTCAAATGAAAATCATTGTTGAGAAAGGTTATGAACTTTTCATTCAACCTATCTCTACGAATAGCTATTCTGAGCTGGAATTAATTGATCTAATAAAAGAGGCTAATACTTTAAATGCAAAAGCTATATATATTGTAGATACACAAGGCTCAATGTTTAAAGATGATTTTAGAAGGCTATATTATTTATTTAATGAACATTTAGAAAAAAATATTGCAATAGGGTTTCACTCTCATAACAATATGCAGTTATCATATTCAATTGCAATAGATTTTATAGAGATTGCAAGGTATAGAGAGATTATAATAGATTCTTCAATTTATGGTATGGGTAGAGGAGCTGGAAATTTAAATACAGAGTTATTAGCTGACTATATAAATAAAAAGATTGAAAACAAATATGAAATTAATTATATACTTGAATTAATAGATAGCTATTTTAATTCACTGTACAAACAAAATAATTGGGGCTATTCTTTAGCACACTTTTTATCCGCTTCTTTAGAGTGTCATCCAAACTATGCATCTTTTTTATTGAATAAAAAACATTTAAATATAAATGAAATAAAAGATATATTACAAGGTATTCCTGATAATGAAAAGTTTGAGTTTAATAAAACAGTAATTGAAAAGATTTATCTTGAGTTTAATAGTAATAAAAGAATTAAAATAAATGAACCAAACTTAGGAAATAAAAATATACTACTTATTGGTTCAGGAAAAAAATTAAATGAAAAAATAGATTACATAAAAGAGAATTTAGACAAATATATTATAGTTTCATTAAATCATATTCCAGAAAACCTTGATGTAGACTATGTATTTTTTAATTCAGAAAAAAGATATTATGAATTTAAAGATGAGTTAAATGGAATAAAGGTAATAACAACTTCAAATTTATCTTTTTCTTTAGATTATGTTATAGATTTTGAAAAAGTATCTTCTTTAGAAGAACATTATAATGATAACTCGGCAGTTATGTTTATCAATTATTTATGCCAAATTGGAAAAAAAGAAGTTGAAATTGCTGGTGTTGATGGCTTTGATAAAAATTTAGATAACTACAACTATTCTGAATTTGATAAAATTGTAGAAGATAAAGCAATCGATGAGTTGAATGAAAAAATTCTTAGTGGATTAAAAATCTTATCTAAAAAAATAGATATTAAGTTTTTGACAAACTCAATTTTTAAATCAAAACTAAAACAAAAAATAGTAGGAGTTATCCCTTCAAGGTTTGCTTCTACAAGGTTACCAGGAAAACAATTAGCAGATATTTGTGGCTTACCAATGGTTATTCATGTTTTAAAAAGGGCATTAAAATCAGATATTTTAGATGAAGTAATAGTTGCAACAGATCATGAATCAATAGTTAAAGAGGTTGAAAAGTATGGTGGAAGAGCAATATTAACTTCAACAAAACATCAAGATGGAAATGCAAGGATGCATGAAGTTTCAAAAACTGTTAATGGTGATATTTTTGTCTTAATAAATGGAGATGAACCTTTATTAGAACCTAAACATATTAAAGAATCAGTAGAAGGTCTTATTAATTCAAAAAGAGCAGATGCTTCAGTTTTAGTTACTCCATATGAAGAAAGAAATAATACAACAAATTTAAAAATGGTACTTAATAGAAATGATGAAGTTATGTTTATATCAAGAAGTGATATTCCTTCAGATGCAAGAGAAGAGAAAAAACCTATGTGGAAAGGTTTTTACATAGTTTCATATTGGAAAGAGTTTTTAGATAAGTTTGTTTTAGAATTTGAAGAAACTGAATTGAATCAAAGAGAAACTACTGATCAAAATAAGATTATTGAATATGGATATGTTTTACAAGCTGTTAAAACGGAAAGTAATGCAATAAGTGTTGATACACAAGATGACTTAGAAAAAGTTAGAAAAATGATGGAAAATGATAAAACTTATTTAACTTATAAGGATGAAATTTGA
- a CDS encoding Wzz/FepE/Etk N-terminal domain-containing protein, producing the protein MPENREYISEDEIDLRELLKTLWSYKKFIIILTSLTTIFSIVYVMLLNPKPIYKGSLLIKIGEIKTQSSLELIDNPYNLKYLIESEYNIEQTPKKKTETGIEVSIPRSANSLIVINAKYYSKTDIKDKIENIYNDLVKNQKEKLKMYSEFISTKKIGSIKIEEDSINKPNKKLIVLVTFLFGFIFSIILVFFLKFIKDMKKKKNFN; encoded by the coding sequence ATGCCTGAAAATAGAGAATATATTTCAGAAGATGAGATTGATTTAAGAGAATTACTTAAAACATTATGGTCATATAAAAAGTTTATTATTATTTTGACAAGTTTAACTACAATCTTTTCAATTGTTTATGTGATGTTATTAAATCCTAAACCTATATATAAAGGTTCTCTTTTAATAAAAATAGGTGAAATTAAAACACAATCTTCTTTAGAGTTAATTGATAATCCCTATAATTTAAAATACTTAATTGAATCAGAATATAATATTGAACAAACACCTAAAAAGAAAACTGAAACGGGTATAGAAGTTTCTATTCCACGTTCTGCTAATTCACTTATAGTTATAAATGCAAAATATTATTCTAAAACTGATATTAAAGATAAAATTGAAAATATTTATAATGACTTAGTTAAAAATCAAAAAGAAAAATTAAAAATGTATAGTGAGTTTATATCTACTAAAAAAATTGGAAGTATAAAAATAGAAGAGGACTCTATAAATAAACCAAATAAAAAACTTATTGTTTTAGTTACTTTTTTATTTGGGTTTATTTTTTCTATAATTCTAGTGTTTTTCTTAAAATTTATTAAAGATATGAAAAAGAAAAAAAACTTTAATTGA
- a CDS encoding YrbL family protein, whose translation MSFINLNKKNYLGKGRERACYLHPEDDSKVVKVVYKPLENLNQNELEYEYLKYLEKKDIPFSHLSKCYGKVHTNLGEGYIFERIKDYNGETSTSFKNVVMNGLLSSKLEIELLNELKKYLHENSIIFVDVALSNVFCQKISEDNYKLVLTDGIGGKRMGLKSKLYLYSKLFTKYKVKKQLKKLDSRYKKVIKQGIEAKTRLLSE comes from the coding sequence TTGAGCTTTATAAATTTAAATAAGAAAAATTATTTAGGTAAAGGTAGAGAACGAGCATGTTATTTACATCCTGAAGATGATTCAAAGGTAGTAAAAGTAGTTTATAAACCTTTGGAAAATTTAAATCAAAATGAATTAGAGTATGAATATTTAAAATATTTAGAAAAAAAAGATATTCCTTTTTCTCATTTATCAAAATGTTATGGGAAGGTTCATACAAATCTAGGTGAAGGCTACATTTTTGAAAGAATAAAAGATTATAATGGTGAAACTTCAACATCTTTTAAAAATGTTGTAATGAATGGTCTTCTTTCTTCAAAACTTGAAATTGAACTTTTAAATGAATTAAAAAAATATTTGCATGAAAATAGTATTATTTTTGTTGATGTAGCTTTGAGTAATGTATTTTGTCAAAAAATTTCAGAAGATAATTATAAATTAGTTTTAACTGATGGAATAGGTGGAAAAAGAATGGGGCTTAAATCAAAATTGTATTTATATTCAAAACTTTTCACAAAATATAAAGTAAAAAAACAGTTAAAAAAACTAGACAGTAGATATAAAAAAGTGATTAAACAAGGAATTGAAGCTAAGACAAGGTTATTAAGTGAATAA